GTTTATCTGTAAAATCATAAGCATAGTATCCACCTAAATATAGATTATCCATATCTGCTTTACCATGTTTTCCATTTCCAAATTTAGCTTTTCCTTTTGCTCCTCCATAAACTAAACCAAGTTTTCCATTAGTCATAATTTGCTTTTCAGTTATTCCTAAAACTCCATCTTCACTATAATTAACATTCATTAATCCATCTATTTTATGATTGTTATTTATATAAAACACATCTTGATTATATGAATTTAAAGCTTTATTTCTTGATTTATCTTTACTTAACTCTCTATTTTTTATTGTATTTGATAAAGTTCTTGAGTTAATTGCAGCAAAATCAACTGTATACCCATGAACTCCTCCAGATAATTGAGTCATAGCATCTGTAAATTGTGAAGTGTCTAATACTCCTAATAAAGTCAATCCTTTTCCAAAATCTCCACCTATACTTTCATTTTGCTCTAGAACTTTTCCAAAATCTGATAATTGAGATTTTCCAACAGCTTCTGTATAACTTTTTTTCTTAGCTATTAGATCTCCATTTTCTGTTATATAATTCCACATTGCTGAAGATTCAAACTTAGCATTACTTGCTTCTATTTCATCTCCTAAAATTTCACTAATATTAAATTCTTTTTCTCCATTACTTCCATTAAATGCTATTTTCATATTTCCATCTAATGTTAATTTTCCATTTCCTGTATCTACTAATGAAGAACCTTCTGTTTTATTAGTTAAATCTACTACAAGATTAGAGTTTTTTATTGTTAATCCTGTCTTATCCCCATTTAATTCTTTATTTCCATTAATATAATTATCTGTTCCTTGATTAAATCCTAAAGATATATTTGAATTTGATATTATTGCATCATCTGTTGAATTTTCACTTTTTAAAGAAACAATTTTATCATAACCTGTTATAGCTAAATTCTCATATGTACTTCCACCTTCTACAGCTAAAACATCTACTCCTGTACTTCCTTTAACAGTTCCAATTATTTTATTACCATCTTTTAAAAACAATGTATTATTTGTTCCTGTTGATGATTTTATAGCAACTCCATTAATTCCTGCATCTATAATTCCACTATTAGTAAAATTTCCTCCTGCAAGATCTATTCCTGTTCCACCTTTTATTAATATATTTCCAGAGTTTATAACTTCTCCTTTTGTACCATTTTTTATTTGCAATCCTGTTCCAGAATTTATTATAATATTACCTTGGTTAGTTACTTTTCCTCCTGTTATATATAACCCTTTTCCTCCAGATACATTTATTGTTCCATCATTATTGAAGTTTCCTTTTCCTACATTTGCTCCTGCTCCACCAGTTACATTTATAGTATCTTTATTTGTGAAAGTAGCTTCTCCTTCTACTTTTCCAAAATTAACTCCATTTCCTCCAGATACATTTATTATTCCTTGATTAATAAACTCTCCTTTTTTACCTTTTTCAACACCATCAAAATATATCCCATTTCCTCCAGATACATTTATTGTCCCATTATTTGTTACTATTCCTTGATTAATTGCTATTTTACTATTATTTCCTGTTAAATTTAAAGTTCCTTTATTTTCAAAAGTCGCTTTTTCTCCTTTTAATTGTATTCCTAAAGTATTTGACACTTCTACTTTATTAGTATTTGTAACTTTTCCATCTGTTATATATAACCATTTTCCTCTATTTATAGTTTGTTCTACATTATTTTCATACTCTTTTCCACCATTTACTGATTGTGTTTTCCCATCATATCTGTCTAACTCATTAGCACTATATACTAAATT
The DNA window shown above is from uncultured Fusobacterium sp. and carries:
- a CDS encoding autotransporter domain-containing protein, coding for MGVNKKLLILSLLIVGSNLVYSANELDRYDGKTQSVNGGKEYENNVEQTINRGKWLYITDGKVTNTNKVEVSNTLGIQLKGEKATFENKGTLNLTGNNSKIAINQGIVTNNGTINVSGGNGIYFDGVEKGKKGEFINQGIINVSGGNGVNFGKVEGEATFTNKDTINVTGGAGANVGKGNFNNDGTINVSGGKGLYITGGKVTNQGNIIINSGTGLQIKNGTKGEVINSGNILIKGGTGIDLAGGNFTNSGIIDAGINGVAIKSSTGTNNTLFLKDGNKIIGTVKGSTGVDVLAVEGGSTYENLAITGYDKIVSLKSENSTDDAIISNSNISLGFNQGTDNYINGNKELNGDKTGLTIKNSNLVVDLTNKTEGSSLVDTGNGKLTLDGNMKIAFNGSNGEKEFNISEILGDEIEASNAKFESSAMWNYITENGDLIAKKKSYTEAVGKSQLSDFGKVLEQNESIGGDFGKGLTLLGVLDTSQFTDAMTQLSGGVHGYTVDFAAINSRTLSNTIKNRELSKDKSRNKALNSYNQDVFYINNNHKIDGLMNVNYSEDGVLGITEKQIMTNGKLGLVYGGAKGKAKFGNGKHGKADMDNLYLGGYYAYDFTDKLTLVSNANFVYSHTNVTRNIKFAKDNQYLNYSYKSTYPVFGVGGGATLYYTPYNTMNNSVTLYGGIDWTKIVQGNINENSDMKENKDNQNLTIKNIPVDEQMYDSVVPHIGLSLANNGYIFNRKYRLGVNVDYETELGNIKNGKKLKLSALNTPHRVETTERENIVSYSLNGVLDLTEDFTIYGNYTKSNSDEYDAEKVETGFKYKMDRMSDLFVTGPLLGNIENNKLYSNRWTGVASFILDGEDDSDRSYYTEPIMGEEHSRGDYATSLKLKPKFTLSVRDKQTNWSYYFETYYMSNGIGIDLDKNERRKSETRLHGEARWSDQYSKGKYGFNIGYRNETTSAPTFSAYVGADRLKRGLHQFRFTPNFTYNLGNGFIFGGQTTGIIAYDYEGYRKGQTDFELENEYGITYNGLMPRWRFNVNYFREETWYDNDFKKIGRVKNTTTGAYEYVNVEGDRRYQSNQLRPRITYFFGNGGRVELTARIPLGNGYWYTSDDHGKKTAEKYDTRYGIKYYQQIAPGLTGMIGGEILTIKTKTTDHSSSNYGKETRDYSIRPTIGISYNF